The Mycolicibacterium hassiacum DSM 44199 genome includes a window with the following:
- a CDS encoding ATP-binding protein: protein MITRVLVANRGEIARRVFATCRRLGIETVAIYTDPDAESVHVAEADTRVRLGGVRGYLDAAALIAAARAAGADAIHPGYGFLSENAEFAAAVVDAGLTWIGPPPAAVAAMGSKIEAKKLMAAAGVPVLAELDPESVTADQLPVLVKASAGGGGRGMRVVEELAQLPGQVEAARREAAAAFGDPTVFCERYLARGHHVEVQVLADRHGVVWALGERECSIQRRHQKVIEEAPSPLVERVAGMRERLFDAARRAAAAIGYVGAGTVEFLADDDGEFFFLEMNTRLQVEHPVTEATTGCDLVELQLLIADGGHLDPEPPGAQGHSIEARLYAEDPARNWRPQPGPVHRFEVPGPVRVDSGVADGSTVSIHYDPMIAKVISHAPTRPRAAAILADALARARIHGVRTNRDLLVNVLRHPAFLDGATDTAFFDTHGLADLAAPLASGAAVAYSAVAAALAESAHNRAAATVLAAAPSGWRNLASGYQVKTYRDDAGATHEVRYRFARSGVELPDHPGVEPITTTPHRVVLRIDGVERRFEVARYGAGAGRSGADSDEHDVYVDSMLGPVHLTAVPRFRDPDTDVAQGSLVAPMPGSVLRIGAAVGDTVTAGQPLLWLEAMKMEHTVTAPVDGVLTALHVEVGQQVDVGTVLAHVEAGASTPPEEMAQ from the coding sequence ATGATCACCCGGGTCCTGGTCGCCAACCGCGGCGAGATCGCCCGGCGGGTTTTCGCCACCTGCCGGCGGCTCGGCATCGAGACCGTCGCGATCTACACCGACCCCGACGCGGAGTCGGTGCACGTCGCCGAGGCCGACACCCGGGTCCGGCTCGGCGGCGTGCGCGGCTATCTCGACGCCGCAGCGCTCATCGCGGCGGCGCGGGCCGCGGGCGCCGACGCCATCCATCCCGGCTACGGATTCCTCTCCGAGAACGCGGAATTCGCCGCTGCGGTGGTCGATGCGGGGCTGACCTGGATCGGCCCGCCGCCGGCGGCGGTGGCCGCGATGGGCTCCAAGATCGAGGCGAAGAAGCTGATGGCCGCGGCCGGCGTGCCGGTGCTGGCCGAACTCGACCCGGAGTCGGTGACCGCCGATCAGTTGCCGGTGCTGGTCAAGGCGTCGGCGGGCGGCGGTGGTCGCGGCATGCGGGTGGTCGAGGAACTGGCGCAGCTGCCCGGCCAGGTCGAGGCCGCGCGCCGCGAGGCCGCCGCAGCTTTCGGTGATCCGACGGTGTTCTGCGAGCGCTACCTGGCGCGGGGCCACCACGTCGAGGTCCAGGTCCTCGCCGACCGGCACGGTGTGGTGTGGGCGCTCGGGGAACGTGAGTGCTCGATTCAGCGGCGCCATCAGAAGGTGATCGAGGAGGCACCGTCACCGCTCGTCGAGCGGGTCGCGGGCATGCGCGAGCGGCTGTTCGACGCCGCGCGCCGGGCCGCCGCCGCGATCGGTTACGTCGGCGCCGGAACGGTGGAGTTTCTGGCCGACGACGACGGCGAGTTCTTCTTCCTGGAGATGAACACCCGGCTGCAGGTCGAACATCCGGTGACCGAGGCGACCACCGGATGCGACCTGGTCGAGCTGCAACTGCTGATCGCCGACGGAGGCCATCTCGATCCCGAACCACCTGGTGCACAAGGACATTCGATCGAGGCGCGGCTCTACGCCGAGGACCCGGCCCGCAACTGGCGGCCGCAGCCCGGCCCGGTGCACCGCTTCGAGGTCCCGGGGCCGGTCCGGGTGGACTCGGGCGTCGCCGACGGGTCCACGGTCTCGATCCACTACGACCCGATGATCGCCAAGGTCATCTCGCACGCGCCGACCCGTCCGCGCGCGGCCGCGATTTTGGCCGACGCGTTGGCCCGGGCGCGGATCCACGGGGTGCGCACCAACCGCGACCTGCTGGTCAACGTCCTGCGTCACCCCGCGTTCCTCGACGGGGCCACCGACACCGCGTTCTTCGACACCCACGGACTGGCCGACCTGGCCGCCCCGCTGGCGTCCGGGGCGGCGGTGGCGTACTCGGCGGTGGCGGCCGCGCTCGCCGAATCCGCCCACAATCGTGCTGCCGCAACGGTTCTCGCCGCCGCGCCGAGCGGCTGGCGCAACCTGGCGTCCGGCTACCAGGTCAAGACCTACCGTGACGACGCCGGCGCCACACACGAGGTCCGCTACCGGTTCGCGCGCAGCGGGGTCGAACTTCCCGACCATCCGGGCGTGGAGCCGATCACGACCACGCCGCACCGGGTGGTGCTGCGCATCGACGGCGTGGAGCGGCGTTTCGAGGTCGCGCGTTACGGCGCCGGGGCCGGCCGGTCCGGCGCCGACTCCGACGAGCACGATGTGTACGTCGACTCGATGCTGGGCCCGGTGCACCTCACCGCGGTGCCGCGGTTCCGCGACCCCGACACCGACGTCGCGCAGGGTTCACTGGTCGCCCCGATGCCCGGCAGCGTGCTGCGCATCGGCGCCGCGGTCGGTGACACCGTCACCGCCGGGCAGCCGCTGCTGTGGCTGGAGGCGATGAAGATGGAGCACACCGTCACCGCGCCGGTCGACGGGGTGCTCACCGCGCTGCATGTCGAGGTGGGCCAGCAGGTCGACGTCGGCACCGTGCTGGCCCATGTCGAGGCCGGCGCTTCCACCCCACCCGAGGAGATGGCTCAATGA
- a CDS encoding acyl-CoA dehydrogenase family protein — protein sequence MTGFIETAEQQELRKAVAALAANYGQDYYLEKARAGRHTDELWSEAGKLGFIGVNLPEQYGGGGAGMYELSLVMEELAAAGCPLLMLVVSPAINGTIIARFGTEEQKRRWLPGIADGSITMAFAITEPDAGSNSHRITTTARRDGGDWILSGQKVFISGVDQAQAVLVVGRTEDHKTGRLKPALFVVPTDAKGLSWTKIDMELIAPESQFQLFLDEVRLPADALVGSEDAAIAQLFAGLNPERIMGAASAVGMGRFAIAKAVDYLKTRRVWDVPIGAHQGLSHPLAQNHIEVELAKLMMQKAASLYDAGDDAGAAEAANMAKYAAGEASVRAVDQAVQCLGGNGLTKEYGIAAAVTMSKLARIAPVSREMILNFVAQTSLGLPRSY from the coding sequence ATGACCGGATTCATCGAAACCGCCGAACAACAGGAGCTGCGCAAGGCGGTCGCCGCACTGGCCGCGAACTACGGCCAGGACTACTACCTGGAGAAGGCCCGGGCCGGCCGGCACACTGACGAACTGTGGTCGGAGGCCGGGAAACTCGGCTTCATCGGGGTGAACCTTCCGGAGCAGTACGGCGGCGGCGGCGCCGGGATGTACGAGCTGTCGCTGGTGATGGAGGAGCTCGCGGCCGCGGGCTGCCCGCTGCTGATGCTGGTGGTGTCACCGGCGATCAACGGCACCATCATCGCCAGGTTCGGCACCGAGGAGCAGAAGCGGCGGTGGCTGCCCGGCATCGCCGACGGCTCGATCACCATGGCGTTCGCGATCACCGAACCCGACGCCGGATCCAACAGCCACCGCATCACCACCACCGCGCGCCGCGACGGCGGCGACTGGATCCTCTCCGGACAGAAGGTGTTCATCTCCGGGGTCGACCAGGCCCAGGCGGTGCTGGTCGTCGGCCGCACCGAGGATCACAAGACCGGTCGGCTCAAACCGGCGCTGTTCGTCGTGCCGACCGACGCGAAAGGGCTGAGCTGGACCAAGATCGACATGGAGTTGATCGCCCCGGAGAGCCAGTTCCAACTGTTCCTCGACGAGGTGCGGCTGCCCGCCGACGCGCTGGTCGGCTCCGAGGACGCGGCGATCGCCCAGTTGTTCGCCGGGTTGAATCCCGAGCGCATCATGGGCGCGGCCAGCGCGGTAGGCATGGGCCGCTTCGCGATCGCCAAAGCGGTCGACTATCTCAAGACCCGCCGGGTGTGGGACGTCCCGATCGGCGCCCACCAGGGTCTGTCCCATCCGCTGGCGCAGAACCACATCGAGGTCGAGCTCGCGAAGCTGATGATGCAGAAGGCCGCCAGCCTCTACGACGCCGGTGACGACGCGGGTGCGGCCGAGGCGGCCAACATGGCCAAGTACGCCGCGGGCGAGGCGTCGGTGCGCGCGGTCGACCAGGCGGTGCAGTGCCTCGGCGGCAACGGGTTGACCAAGGAGTACGGCATCGCCGCCGCGGTCA
- a CDS encoding acyl-CoA carboxylase subunit beta → MTVLRSTLDPRSPAYTEAAAAMTAKLAELDAEHAKALAGGGAKYVARHHARGKLTARERIELLIDPDSPFLELSPLAAYGTEFTVGASVVTGIGVIEGVECVLVANDPTVKGGTSNPWTLKKVLRANQIALQNRLPVISLVESGGADLPTQKEIFIPGGQMFRDLTRLSAAGIPTVALVFGNSTAGGAYIPGMSDHVVMIKERSKVFLAGPPLVKMATGEESDDESLGGAEMHARTSGLADYFAVDELDAIRIGRRIVARLNWRKQGPVPVPVVEPRYDAEELLGIVPADLRVPFDPREVIARIVDDSDFDEFKPLYGSSLVTGWARLYGYPLGILANARGVLFSEESQKAAQFIQLANRTDTPLLFLHNTTGYMVGRRYEAGGMIKHGSMMINAVSNSTVPHISLLIGASYGAGHYGMCGRAYEPRFLFAWPSAKSAVMGGAQLAGVLSIVSRAAAEARGQPFDEEADAALRAAVEAQIEAESLPMFLSGRLYDDGVIDPRDTRTVLGICLSAIANGPIEGTSNFGVFRM, encoded by the coding sequence ATGACGGTGCTGCGTTCCACGCTGGATCCGAGATCGCCGGCGTACACCGAGGCGGCGGCGGCGATGACGGCGAAACTGGCCGAACTCGACGCCGAGCACGCCAAGGCGCTGGCCGGCGGCGGGGCGAAGTACGTGGCGCGCCATCACGCCCGCGGCAAGCTCACCGCGCGGGAACGCATCGAGTTGCTGATCGACCCGGACTCCCCGTTCCTGGAGCTCAGCCCGCTGGCCGCCTACGGCACCGAGTTCACCGTGGGCGCCAGCGTGGTGACCGGCATCGGGGTGATCGAGGGTGTGGAGTGCGTGCTGGTGGCCAACGATCCCACCGTCAAGGGCGGCACCAGCAACCCGTGGACGCTCAAGAAGGTGTTGCGGGCCAACCAGATCGCGTTGCAGAACCGGCTGCCGGTGATCTCCCTGGTCGAATCCGGCGGCGCCGACCTGCCCACCCAGAAGGAGATCTTCATCCCGGGCGGGCAGATGTTCCGCGATCTGACCCGGTTGTCGGCCGCCGGCATCCCGACCGTCGCGCTGGTGTTCGGCAACTCCACCGCGGGCGGGGCCTACATCCCCGGCATGTCCGATCACGTGGTGATGATCAAGGAACGCTCGAAAGTGTTCCTGGCCGGTCCCCCGCTGGTGAAGATGGCCACCGGCGAGGAGTCCGACGACGAGTCGCTCGGTGGCGCCGAGATGCACGCCCGCACGTCCGGTCTGGCCGACTACTTCGCCGTCGACGAGCTCGACGCGATCCGCATCGGGCGGCGCATCGTGGCCCGGTTGAACTGGCGCAAACAGGGCCCCGTCCCGGTGCCGGTGGTCGAACCGCGTTACGACGCGGAGGAACTGCTCGGGATCGTGCCGGCGGATCTGCGGGTGCCGTTCGATCCGCGTGAGGTGATCGCCCGCATCGTCGACGACTCCGATTTCGACGAGTTCAAACCGCTGTACGGGTCGTCACTGGTGACCGGGTGGGCCCGGCTGTACGGCTATCCGCTCGGCATCCTGGCCAACGCCCGCGGGGTGTTGTTCAGCGAGGAGTCGCAGAAGGCCGCCCAGTTCATTCAGCTGGCCAATCGCACCGACACGCCGTTGTTGTTCCTGCACAACACCACCGGCTACATGGTCGGCCGGCGCTACGAGGCGGGCGGCATGATCAAGCACGGCTCGATGATGATCAACGCGGTGTCGAACTCGACGGTGCCGCACATCTCGCTGCTGATCGGCGCCTCCTACGGAGCGGGGCATTACGGCATGTGCGGGCGCGCCTACGAGCCGCGGTTCCTGTTCGCCTGGCCCAGCGCCAAGTCGGCGGTGATGGGCGGCGCGCAACTGGCCGGGGTGCTGTCGATCGTCAGCCGCGCCGCCGCGGAGGCGCGTGGTCAGCCGTTCGACGAGGAGGCCGATGCGGCGCTGCGGGCCGCGGTGGAGGCGCAGATCGAGGCGGAGTCGCTGCCGATGTTCCTGTCCGGGCGACTGTACGACGACGGCGTGATCGATCCGCGCGACACCCGCACCGTGCTGGGCATCTGTCTGTCGGCAATCGCCAACGGACCGATCGAGGGGACGTCGAACTTCGGCGTCTTCCGGATGTGA